In Motacilla alba alba isolate MOTALB_02 chromosome 4A, Motacilla_alba_V1.0_pri, whole genome shotgun sequence, the genomic window GCTGCCCCTGCGTGTCATCTACTACGTGCACAAGGGCAACTGGTTCTTCAGCGACTTCCTGTGCCGCCTCTCGTCCTACGCGCTCTACGTCAACCTCTACTGCAGCATCTTCTTCATGACGGCCATGAGCTTCTTCCGCTGCATCGCCATCGTCTTCCCGGTCCGCAACATCAGCCTGGTGTCGGAGAAGAAGGCGAAGTTTCTGTGCATTGGCATCTGGGTGTTCGTCACGCTGACGAGCGCGCCCTTCCTGCGGAACGGGACGTACGAGCACGGCAACAAGACCAAGTGCTTTGAACCGCCGGAGAACTCCCAGAAGACAAACCTGGTGGTGATCCTGGATTTAATCGCCCTCTTCGTGGGCTTCATCTTCCCCTTCGTCATCATCACCATCTGCTACACCATGATCATCCGCACCCTGCTGCGGAACTCGCTGCGGAAGAACGAGGCCAACCGCCGCAAGGCCGTGTGGATGATTGTCATTGTCACCGCCACGTTCCTGGTGAGCTTCACGCCGTACCACGTCCTGCGCACAGTGCACCTGCACACGCTGCGCCTGCGGGGCCCCGGCTGCGCCGACACCGTCTTCCTGCAGAAAGCCGTCATCGTCACCCTGCCCCTGGCCGCTGCCAACTGCTGCTTTGACCCCCTCCTCTACTTCTTCTCCGGGGGGAACTTCCGGCAGAGACTCACCACGCTGAGGAAGGCGTCCTCCTCCAGCTTGTCGCAAGCCTTCAGGAAAAAGATCTCCGTGAAGGACAAGGATGAGGAACCCTTTGGAGAAAACCAGAGGGAGAATGGAAAGGCAGCTGTGGCTCCTTTGTAAGGAAGTTAAACATTCCCCTCAGAGCTCTGGTGGGGGATGGAGATCTCTGAACTCTTCCAGAAGATGGGATGGAGGCTTTCGAGCCTTCGTTGGAGTTAAATAACTGTGGACAGTCCCTGGTTTGTGGTActtggtggcagagctgctgctggggccgggcagcccctgggacccccagagccacgtgggacagagcagccaccaccagcaagctgtggagctgctgctgaactcCCAACCCCCTTCCAAGGCTGTATTTGTGTCCTTTACATATTTGGGCATTTGCTTCGTTTCACAACTTTCCAAGAGCGTTAATTCCCCGAGCCAGCGGGAAATGTACACAAAGCTTGCGGCGCGCGGGGAGCTCCTGATGA contains:
- the CYSLTR1 gene encoding cysteinyl leukotriene receptor 1, which translates into the protein MTALSPNLSCHHHSIDDFRNSVYSTLYSMISIMGFVGNGVVLYVLIRTYRQKTAFQIYMLNLALSDFLCVLTLPLRVIYYVHKGNWFFSDFLCRLSSYALYVNLYCSIFFMTAMSFFRCIAIVFPVRNISLVSEKKAKFLCIGIWVFVTLTSAPFLRNGTYEHGNKTKCFEPPENSQKTNLVVILDLIALFVGFIFPFVIITICYTMIIRTLLRNSLRKNEANRRKAVWMIVIVTATFLVSFTPYHVLRTVHLHTLRLRGPGCADTVFLQKAVIVTLPLAAANCCFDPLLYFFSGGNFRQRLTTLRKASSSSLSQAFRKKISVKDKDEEPFGENQRENGKAAVAPL